A genome region from Neptunomonas japonica JAMM 1380 includes the following:
- a CDS encoding NAD(P)-dependent oxidoreductase produces MTTLVVGASGATGRLLVEQLLAQGQQVKIIVRCVGDFPDTLKQNDNLTMTEYSLLDMTDTELLQQVAGCSAVVSCLGHNLTFKGIFAHPRRLVTEAVQRLCSAIENTKPVAPVKFILMNTTGNQNKHAGEKVTLGQSIIVGLIRFLLPPHADNELAAEYLQLSFNTSHKMIEWVAVRPDSLINQESVTEYKAYASPIRSAIFDAGKTSRINVAHFMSELVTNGTTWSKWKHQMPVIYNI; encoded by the coding sequence ATGACTACTCTCGTTGTTGGAGCCAGTGGGGCAACTGGTCGCTTACTGGTCGAGCAGTTATTAGCCCAAGGGCAACAGGTTAAAATTATTGTCCGTTGTGTTGGTGATTTTCCAGATACCTTAAAACAAAATGACAACCTAACGATGACTGAATACAGTCTATTAGATATGACCGATACAGAACTATTGCAGCAAGTAGCAGGGTGTAGCGCCGTTGTTTCGTGCTTGGGTCACAACTTAACTTTTAAAGGAATATTTGCTCACCCAAGGCGCTTAGTGACTGAGGCAGTTCAACGTTTATGCAGTGCCATTGAAAACACCAAGCCAGTTGCTCCCGTAAAATTTATCTTAATGAACACTACCGGCAACCAAAATAAGCATGCGGGTGAAAAGGTAACGCTTGGGCAATCCATTATCGTTGGCTTGATAAGGTTTTTGCTGCCCCCGCACGCCGACAACGAGCTAGCAGCAGAGTATTTGCAACTAAGCTTTAATACTAGCCACAAGATGATTGAGTGGGTTGCTGTTCGCCCCGACAGCCTCATTAACCAAGAGTCAGTCACAGAATATAAAGCTTATGCATCTCCCATTCGTAGCGCTATTTTTGATGCAGGTAAAACAAGCCGAATCAACGTTGCTCACTTCATGTCGGAGTTGGTCACTAATGGCACCACATGGAGCAAATGGAAGCACCAAATGCCGGTTATTTACAATATTTAA
- a CDS encoding TAXI family TRAP transporter solute-binding subunit, with product MIHRLQYIKRCLLLCFILGIAPAYAENQVITLGTGGVTGLYYPTGGALCRLINQTRQTHGIRCAVRSTLGSVTNLIQVANHELDMGIAEAGQLYNAYKSSSSQSKIPLRLLTSLYPEYISILVRSDAGIQNFEDLKNKRINIGKLGTSQRYTIELLMKAHGLQLSDFKEVTELAPAEQATALCDNRIDATLYVVGHPSGTIKEALRDCQSQLIGLSKQDRNTLIQQNPHYREMSVSGNIYSENAPDVLTVGVNATLFSRADLPDDVAYAVVKSLFEQFENFKKLHPAFRLLKPEKMMAPSTMPLPLHPGAAKYFREVQPLSQAQLE from the coding sequence ATGATACATCGGTTGCAGTATATTAAGCGTTGTTTATTACTCTGTTTTATTCTGGGTATTGCACCTGCATATGCTGAAAACCAGGTCATCACACTCGGCACGGGAGGAGTGACAGGCCTCTATTATCCAACAGGTGGTGCGTTGTGCAGACTCATCAACCAAACCCGTCAAACGCATGGCATCCGTTGTGCCGTTCGCAGTACATTAGGCTCTGTTACCAACCTTATTCAAGTAGCAAATCATGAGTTGGATATGGGGATTGCAGAGGCAGGGCAACTGTATAACGCTTATAAAAGCTCTTCTTCCCAGTCTAAAATACCTTTACGGTTACTCACTAGCTTATATCCTGAATACATATCGATACTGGTGAGGTCGGATGCCGGCATTCAGAACTTCGAAGATCTTAAAAATAAACGTATCAATATTGGCAAGCTGGGTACTAGCCAACGTTACACCATTGAGTTGTTAATGAAGGCTCATGGTTTGCAGCTTAGTGACTTTAAAGAGGTCACTGAATTAGCGCCTGCTGAACAAGCGACTGCGCTATGTGACAACCGCATCGATGCAACTCTCTATGTAGTGGGGCATCCTAGTGGTACGATCAAAGAAGCACTGAGAGACTGCCAAAGCCAATTAATTGGTTTATCAAAACAAGACAGAAATACACTCATACAACAAAATCCACACTATAGAGAAATGAGTGTTTCAGGCAATATTTATTCAGAAAATGCCCCTGATGTACTGACAGTGGGTGTTAACGCAACTTTATTTTCTCGTGCCGATCTACCTGACGATGTCGCCTATGCTGTTGTTAAATCATTATTTGAGCAGTTTGAAAATTTTAAAAAACTCCACCCTGCTTTTCGTTTACTCAAGCCAGAAAAAATGATGGCGCCTTCAACAATGCCTCTACCACTTCACCCAGGTGCTGCTAAGTATTTTCGGGAAGTACAGCCACTATCGCAGGCCCAGTTAGAGTAA
- a CDS encoding group II truncated hemoglobin: protein MNTNSNEYGVNDNSYKAAGELPGLTQLVDDFYDNMSEFPESKTIRDMHPSDLTESRTKLAYFLSGWLGGPRLYSQHFGGMSIPASHKHLPVGEAESEAWLHCMQKAIDVQPYEEPFKVYLITQLRVPAERIKTVCARNIE, encoded by the coding sequence ATGAATACGAACAGTAATGAATACGGAGTAAACGATAACTCATATAAAGCGGCAGGTGAGCTACCGGGCCTAACTCAGTTGGTTGATGACTTTTACGATAATATGAGCGAATTTCCAGAATCTAAAACCATTCGCGATATGCATCCAAGTGACTTAACCGAATCCAGAACAAAACTGGCTTACTTTTTATCAGGTTGGCTCGGTGGTCCAAGGCTCTACTCACAACATTTTGGCGGCATGAGTATTCCTGCATCACATAAACATCTACCCGTTGGTGAAGCAGAAAGCGAAGCATGGCTTCACTGCATGCAAAAAGCCATAGACGTACAGCCTTATGAAGAGCCATTTAAAGTGTATTTGATCACGCAGCTACGTGTGCCTGCTGAGCGAATCAAGACAGTATGTGCGAGAAATATTGAATAA
- a CDS encoding monooxygenase has protein sequence MSILLQVDFDYSGPFGEEMAGMLTSLAESINHEPGMIWKIWTESEQDKLGGGIYLFEDKASANAYLAMHTARLKEMGIAEVRGKVFDVNSSLSIINQGPIEKLSIDKP, from the coding sequence ATGAGCATATTATTGCAAGTAGATTTTGATTACTCAGGCCCATTTGGCGAAGAAATGGCAGGAATGCTAACTAGCTTAGCAGAATCAATTAACCATGAGCCGGGCATGATTTGGAAAATTTGGACTGAAAGCGAACAGGATAAGTTAGGCGGTGGTATCTATCTTTTTGAAGATAAGGCGTCTGCTAATGCTTATTTAGCCATGCATACCGCACGTTTAAAAGAGATGGGAATAGCAGAGGTCAGAGGGAAAGTCTTTGATGTGAATAGTTCTTTATCCATAATTAATCAAGGGCCGATTGAGAAACTCTCTATTGATAAACCTTAG
- a CDS encoding LysR family transcriptional regulator — translation MNWSSVNFDWNHTRTFLVTAEEGTLSAAAKALGLTQPTLSRQVSALEAALGITLFERVGQRLVLTDSGMELLEHARLMRDAALQFSLSATGQSQQIEGSVIVSAGELDATFRLPKIIAKLRREEPGIDIEVIVTNAASDLKRREADIAIRNFRPKQNDLIAKKLGDEVGWLYGTKGYLAQLPQITHFSELSDIQIIGFDRSNTVLDMLNQQGWQLSKQNFKLITSFQLLQLELCKEGMGLIFFPEHLGDKDPRLIRAFEHMGPVIRLPIWLVCHQELRTSLRVRRVFDFIADEFSRL, via the coding sequence ATGAACTGGAGCTCTGTAAACTTCGATTGGAATCATACCCGTACATTTCTGGTGACGGCTGAAGAAGGCACCTTATCTGCTGCTGCAAAGGCGTTAGGTTTAACACAACCTACATTGAGTCGCCAAGTATCGGCGCTTGAAGCAGCTCTCGGCATAACGTTATTTGAGCGGGTTGGGCAACGGCTCGTCTTAACTGATAGCGGAATGGAACTGTTAGAGCATGCCCGTTTAATGCGCGATGCAGCCTTGCAGTTTTCACTATCAGCTACAGGGCAATCACAACAAATTGAAGGATCTGTGATTGTTTCTGCCGGTGAATTAGATGCTACATTTCGACTACCAAAGATCATCGCTAAATTACGACGAGAAGAGCCGGGTATTGATATAGAGGTGATTGTGACCAATGCCGCCAGCGACCTCAAACGGCGTGAGGCAGACATTGCTATTCGTAATTTTCGCCCGAAGCAAAATGATTTGATCGCAAAAAAACTCGGTGACGAAGTGGGCTGGCTCTATGGGACAAAGGGTTACTTAGCGCAGTTACCACAAATCACCCACTTTTCTGAGCTTAGCGATATTCAAATTATTGGTTTTGATCGAAGCAACACAGTATTGGACATGCTCAATCAACAGGGGTGGCAACTCTCTAAACAGAATTTCAAGCTCATCACTTCATTCCAGCTATTACAACTTGAGCTTTGCAAAGAAGGAATGGGGCTTATTTTTTTTCCTGAGCACTTGGGGGATAAAGACCCACGTTTAATTCGTGCATTTGAACATATGGGGCCGGTAATACGGCTACCCATTTGGTTAGTATGCCATCAAGAGTTAAGAACCAGCCTTAGGGTTCGCAGAGTGTTTGACTTTATAGCCGATGAGTTTAGTCGACTATAG
- a CDS encoding adenosylcobalamin-dependent ribonucleoside-diphosphate reductase, producing the protein MAASLENTVFKSLLSSSAPSTTEIPLQDTSLDIWDTKYCLKSKQGEMLDNCIDDSFTRVAKALAAVEADDKSQSHWYKEFLWALRHGAVPAGRVMSNAGAQQHKPATSTINCTVSGTIYDSMDDILGKNHEAGLTLKAGCGIGYEFSTLRPKDAFVSGAGAYTSGPLSFMDIFDRMCFTVSSAGGRRGAQMATFDVGHPDVLEFIKAKREDARLRQFNLSLLISDPFMHAVNADNDWPLAFPITEKEQQRDNINLNDTQTVLWREWPIQQGYITNSEGLVACKISKTVRATHLWNAIMSSTYDFAEPGFILIDKVNEQNNNWFCENIRATNPCGEQPLPPYGSCLLGSINLTKFVIDPFTNQARFDWDSFKSTVTIFTRMLDNVVEINGLPLAEQRHEINHKRRHGMGYLGLGSTITMLKMQYGDAASVTFTEQVTKELAITGWRAGLDLAKEKGAAPIMEEQFEITGEMLRKRPEMLDDGYKAGDLVAGKVLHARYSRYMQKIAKSEPELVKQLAEHGCRFTHHSSIAPTGTIALSIGNNASNGIEPSFAHHYSRNIIRQGKKSKEKVDVFSYELLAYRHLINAEAMPYSDNTEQQLPDYFICADDIHPKQHVDIQAAAQKWIDSSISKTANVPTDYPYDEFKDIYLYAYEQGLKGCTTFRFNPEAFQGVLVKEQDLENTLYEFTLADGSTVELKGNDEVEYDGEVHTAANLFDALKEGYYGKF; encoded by the coding sequence ATGGCCGCATCGTTAGAAAACACCGTATTCAAAAGCCTGCTAAGTAGCTCAGCACCATCGACAACAGAAATACCTTTGCAAGATACATCGCTTGATATTTGGGATACGAAATATTGTTTAAAATCGAAGCAGGGTGAAATGCTCGACAACTGTATTGATGATTCTTTTACTCGTGTTGCAAAAGCTTTGGCAGCGGTAGAAGCCGATGATAAAAGCCAATCACATTGGTACAAGGAGTTTTTATGGGCATTACGCCATGGTGCTGTTCCTGCTGGTAGGGTGATGTCTAACGCGGGAGCGCAACAACACAAACCTGCCACTTCAACAATCAACTGCACCGTATCAGGAACTATCTACGATTCTATGGATGACATCCTAGGTAAGAACCATGAAGCAGGGCTCACGTTAAAAGCAGGTTGTGGAATTGGTTATGAGTTCTCTACCTTGCGACCTAAAGATGCCTTTGTCTCAGGCGCCGGAGCATACACGTCTGGGCCTTTATCCTTTATGGATATATTTGATCGTATGTGTTTTACCGTATCCTCAGCAGGTGGCCGTCGCGGTGCGCAGATGGCCACTTTTGATGTAGGACACCCTGATGTGCTCGAATTTATTAAAGCTAAACGCGAAGATGCGCGCTTACGACAGTTCAACCTATCATTACTCATTAGCGACCCATTTATGCATGCCGTCAATGCCGATAATGACTGGCCATTAGCGTTTCCAATAACAGAGAAAGAACAACAGCGAGACAACATCAACCTTAATGATACACAGACGGTTTTGTGGCGAGAGTGGCCGATTCAACAAGGTTATATCACGAATAGCGAAGGGTTGGTGGCCTGTAAAATTAGTAAAACAGTAAGAGCAACACATCTATGGAACGCCATTATGAGTTCCACATACGACTTTGCTGAACCCGGTTTTATTCTAATCGATAAGGTCAATGAGCAAAATAATAATTGGTTTTGTGAAAATATCCGCGCAACTAATCCATGTGGAGAACAGCCATTACCACCTTACGGTAGTTGTTTGCTCGGCTCCATTAACCTTACCAAGTTCGTGATAGATCCATTTACCAACCAGGCTCGCTTTGATTGGGACAGTTTTAAAAGTACGGTTACCATTTTTACCCGTATGTTAGATAACGTGGTAGAAATCAATGGGCTACCGTTAGCAGAGCAACGCCATGAAATTAATCATAAGCGCCGCCATGGTATGGGCTATCTTGGGCTCGGTTCTACTATTACCATGCTTAAAATGCAGTACGGTGATGCAGCATCCGTAACCTTTACCGAACAAGTGACCAAAGAATTAGCCATTACGGGCTGGCGTGCAGGCCTTGATTTGGCAAAAGAGAAGGGCGCAGCGCCCATTATGGAAGAGCAGTTCGAAATAACTGGCGAAATGTTACGCAAACGCCCCGAGATGCTCGATGATGGTTATAAAGCAGGAGATTTAGTTGCAGGTAAAGTACTTCACGCCCGTTATAGCCGCTATATGCAAAAGATAGCTAAAAGTGAACCTGAGCTAGTTAAGCAATTAGCAGAGCATGGCTGCCGATTTACCCATCATAGCTCCATAGCACCAACAGGAACCATTGCACTATCAATAGGCAACAACGCCAGTAATGGCATTGAGCCGAGCTTTGCGCATCACTACTCACGCAATATCATTCGCCAAGGGAAAAAATCTAAAGAGAAAGTCGATGTGTTCTCTTATGAGCTTCTCGCGTATCGCCATCTGATTAATGCAGAGGCCATGCCTTACAGCGATAACACAGAGCAACAGCTTCCCGACTATTTCATCTGTGCTGATGATATTCATCCAAAGCAACATGTCGATATACAAGCGGCCGCCCAAAAATGGATAGACTCCTCTATCTCTAAAACCGCCAATGTACCCACCGATTATCCTTATGATGAGTTCAAAGATATTTACCTTTATGCGTATGAGCAGGGTCTAAAAGGTTGTACTACTTTTCGTTTTAATCCTGAGGCTTTCCAAGGTGTACTGGTAAAAGAGCAAGACCTAGAAAACACCCTGTACGAGTTTACGCTGGCAGATGGCAGCACCGTAGAATTAAAAGGGAATGATGAGGTTGAATACGATGGTGAGGTACACACAGCGGCTAATCTATTTGATGCACTAAAAGAAGGTTACTACGGTAAATTTTAA
- a CDS encoding VOC family protein gives MKMNYVVFGTNNMEQAVQFYDALFEGSEINKVHAQGRMTLWAGHDFMFAVAEPFDGEEATFGNGIMVGFNLGSSSEVERLYNKALEMGGIDEGKPGIRSARFSAYIRDLDKNKICLFE, from the coding sequence ATGAAAATGAATTACGTCGTCTTTGGCACTAATAATATGGAACAAGCTGTTCAGTTTTACGATGCTTTATTTGAAGGAAGTGAAATCAATAAAGTACATGCACAAGGGCGTATGACGTTATGGGCAGGACACGATTTTATGTTTGCTGTTGCAGAGCCGTTTGATGGTGAAGAAGCAACCTTTGGAAACGGCATAATGGTTGGGTTCAACCTTGGCTCATCATCCGAGGTGGAACGCTTATACAACAAAGCGCTAGAAATGGGCGGTATCGATGAAGGCAAACCAGGCATACGCTCCGCTAGGTTTTCTGCTTATATAAGAGACTTGGATAAAAACAAAATATGCTTGTTCGAGTAA
- a CDS encoding LysR family transcriptional regulator, with product MKLKTTLEQWLTLFEIDKAGSIQAAAAQMSKSHTTLIYAVKKLEDQLDVALVRVEGRRAVLTHDGKSLLRRAQSMIEQAKALEEISNQLSQGFESELIVAVDHLCDRKWLYEPLATFLAQNNTTSIQIVETSLSKTTRMVVEESADISIINVPITDHPCEAFGMVIMLPVAVSTHPLASNPEPCLADLAMNRQIVVRDLGESDSLDVGWLKSNQRITVDNFDHAWQAAKQGLGYCRLPKHVIESHNDPEMLILNVEHASYYQVPLHVTLPKNAKTGPAAKRLYELLLASVNER from the coding sequence ATGAAGCTTAAAACAACGTTAGAGCAATGGTTAACTTTATTTGAAATAGATAAAGCGGGGAGTATTCAAGCAGCGGCAGCGCAGATGAGTAAGAGCCATACCACGTTGATTTATGCGGTAAAAAAACTAGAGGATCAGCTTGATGTTGCTCTTGTAAGAGTTGAAGGGCGTCGAGCCGTGCTGACTCATGATGGGAAGTCGTTATTGCGCAGAGCGCAGTCGATGATCGAACAAGCTAAAGCACTAGAAGAGATCAGTAACCAGTTATCCCAAGGGTTTGAGTCAGAACTGATTGTCGCTGTTGATCATTTGTGTGACAGAAAGTGGCTATACGAGCCTTTGGCTACATTCCTTGCGCAAAACAACACGACATCTATTCAAATTGTTGAGACTTCACTCTCAAAAACAACGCGCATGGTAGTAGAAGAAAGCGCTGATATTTCGATTATTAACGTTCCGATTACTGATCACCCTTGCGAAGCCTTTGGTATGGTTATTATGTTGCCTGTGGCGGTTAGTACTCACCCATTAGCGAGCAATCCAGAGCCTTGTTTGGCTGACCTGGCTATGAATAGACAAATTGTAGTGAGAGATTTAGGGGAGTCAGACAGCTTAGATGTGGGTTGGCTAAAATCAAATCAACGGATAACTGTAGATAATTTTGACCATGCTTGGCAAGCGGCCAAGCAAGGGCTGGGTTACTGTCGTTTACCAAAGCACGTTATTGAAAGTCATAATGATCCTGAAATGCTCATTCTTAATGTTGAGCACGCAAGCTACTATCAAGTTCCACTACATGTAACGTTACCTAAAAATGCAAAAACTGGACCTGCGGCTAAGCGCCTATACGAGCTATTATTGGCTTCAGTTAATGAGAGGTAA
- a CDS encoding ATP-binding protein codes for MRLLQRFRQLRHQKPLGMRLLAAILLYSSAITLIATGTQLWLDYRYELSAIDERLLQIEASSRNSLANSLWEISPAQIQVQLDGLLQLPDVRYLEINSSFNDFYVAGSKPTTGAIVERRYALEHHDADRGAISVGELTLILSLDEVYRRLADKVLVILASQGIKTFLVSIFILTLFHRLITQHLGSMAAYARRLKLEHLGTPLDLKRNSKHQGDELSQVVDAMNSMRRSMLHDMSKREDAERSLAKLNTELEQRVVDRTKELEERNQELHDTLATLRSTQQQLVESEKLAALGGLVAGVAHEINTPIGIGFTAASFLADQAHLYQQHSPNDPLANTAVESSRLICQNLERAAQLINAFKLVSVDQSSEQCRRFDLIQYLDEVLLSLNPRLKQCKPDIAITGPKHLMIDSYPGCYYQVLTNMILNSLIHGFEDRPGGVITIDVKADEDNLIIDYRDNGVGIPKDWQYKVFEPFMTTKRNEGCSGLGMHIAFNLVSQLLQGHISCLSDTSGAHFRLELPMVLVQKPLSDTPITLTGPAIVAVLPENT; via the coding sequence ATGCGACTGCTGCAACGCTTCCGTCAGCTCCGCCACCAAAAACCACTTGGGATGCGCTTACTTGCGGCTATCTTGTTATACAGCTCTGCTATTACGTTAATTGCTACGGGTACACAGCTGTGGCTAGACTACCGTTACGAGTTATCTGCCATTGATGAGCGTTTATTGCAGATCGAAGCCAGCTCAAGAAATAGTCTTGCAAATAGCTTGTGGGAAATTAGCCCTGCACAAATCCAAGTACAGCTGGATGGGTTGCTACAGCTGCCCGATGTACGCTATTTAGAGATCAACTCCTCTTTTAATGATTTTTATGTGGCGGGAAGTAAGCCAACAACTGGCGCTATTGTCGAGCGTCGCTATGCGCTTGAGCATCATGATGCAGACAGAGGGGCTATCTCCGTTGGTGAACTGACCCTAATTCTTAGCCTTGATGAGGTTTATCGTCGTTTGGCAGATAAAGTACTCGTTATATTAGCATCACAGGGAATTAAGACCTTTCTTGTCTCGATTTTTATCCTTACCTTATTTCATCGGCTCATAACTCAACATTTAGGTAGCATGGCAGCTTACGCGCGCCGACTTAAATTAGAGCATCTAGGTACACCACTCGACCTTAAACGCAATAGCAAGCATCAGGGTGACGAGTTAAGTCAGGTTGTTGATGCGATGAACAGCATGCGCCGCTCTATGCTGCATGATATGAGTAAGCGAGAAGATGCCGAGCGCTCGCTGGCCAAGCTCAATACAGAGCTAGAACAGCGTGTGGTTGACCGTACCAAAGAGCTCGAAGAGCGAAACCAAGAATTGCATGACACACTAGCAACGTTACGCTCAACACAGCAACAGTTGGTTGAGTCTGAAAAGCTGGCAGCATTAGGGGGCTTGGTTGCCGGTGTTGCCCATGAGATTAATACGCCTATCGGCATTGGCTTTACTGCTGCTTCTTTTCTCGCCGATCAAGCTCATTTATACCAACAACACTCACCCAATGATCCTTTAGCCAACACTGCCGTTGAGAGTAGCCGTTTAATCTGCCAAAATTTAGAGCGTGCAGCGCAGTTGATTAATGCCTTTAAGCTAGTTTCTGTAGACCAATCAAGTGAGCAGTGCCGCCGCTTTGATTTGATCCAATATCTTGATGAAGTTCTATTATCGCTCAATCCACGCCTTAAACAGTGTAAACCCGATATTGCTATTACTGGCCCTAAACACCTCATGATTGATAGCTACCCGGGTTGTTACTATCAGGTGCTCACTAACATGATTCTGAATTCATTGATTCATGGCTTTGAAGATCGCCCTGGTGGCGTTATTACGATTGATGTTAAGGCCGATGAAGATAACCTGATTATTGATTATCGTGATAATGGTGTGGGTATTCCTAAAGACTGGCAATACAAGGTATTTGAGCCGTTCATGACCACAAAACGTAATGAAGGCTGTAGTGGCTTAGGTATGCATATCGCGTTTAATTTGGTCAGTCAATTACTGCAAGGGCATATTTCCTGCTTATCCGATACATCAGGTGCACACTTTCGTTTGGAGTTGCCTATGGTGCTAGTACAAAAGCCTCTTTCTGATACACCCATTACTCTAACTGGGCCTGCGATAGTGGCTGTACTTCCCGAAAATACTTAG
- a CDS encoding NrdJb, with the protein MPSIEQKRVIKIDQAIVSYKVITAQDTAEAAIKAVEHNQEKRAEPCLETVHENLSRPDFLMGSTYKIKTPMSEHALYITINDIVLNQDTPHEQRHPYEIFINSKNMDHFMWVVALTRVISAVFRKGGDVTFMVEELKAVFDPKGGYFKKGGKFMPSLVAEIGESIENHLKMIGLIKNQSIDSHQQKILDEKRAEFDRRSATQKELVSSNPVNNSAVNDDNGGFPANAQLCNKCHTKAAILMDGCYTCLSCGDSKCS; encoded by the coding sequence ATGCCATCCATAGAACAAAAAAGAGTTATTAAAATTGACCAAGCTATCGTTAGTTATAAAGTCATTACCGCACAAGACACAGCCGAGGCTGCTATAAAAGCAGTAGAACATAATCAAGAGAAGAGGGCTGAGCCGTGCCTAGAAACCGTACATGAGAACCTAAGCCGCCCAGACTTTCTTATGGGCTCAACCTATAAAATAAAAACGCCAATGTCGGAACATGCGCTGTACATCACAATAAACGATATCGTTCTCAATCAAGATACGCCACACGAGCAGCGTCATCCGTACGAAATATTCATCAACTCCAAGAATATGGATCACTTTATGTGGGTAGTGGCGCTTACACGGGTAATTTCAGCTGTCTTTCGTAAAGGTGGTGATGTCACCTTTATGGTTGAGGAGCTAAAAGCAGTGTTCGACCCTAAAGGTGGTTATTTCAAAAAAGGCGGTAAATTTATGCCCTCATTAGTCGCGGAGATTGGTGAATCAATTGAGAATCACTTAAAAATGATCGGCTTAATTAAAAATCAATCAATAGACTCACACCAACAAAAAATTCTTGATGAAAAGCGTGCAGAGTTTGACCGAAGGAGTGCTACACAGAAAGAACTCGTTAGTAGTAATCCTGTAAATAATAGTGCAGTGAATGATGATAACGGCGGTTTTCCTGCTAACGCTCAGCTGTGTAACAAGTGCCACACAAAAGCCGCTATATTAATGGATGGTTGTTATACCTGCCTGAGTTGTGGTGACAGTAAGTGCTCTTAA